Proteins from a genomic interval of Nocardia sp. BMG51109:
- a CDS encoding M15 family metallopeptidase, with the protein MVRGVAESVLAVGLALGGWSWGAGVGGAAESASGTGGLDPALTAAYTLAEQQAHAEGVPLSITSGYRTPEQQEELWQDGLATYGGPDEARRWVLPPEESTHVHGRAIDVGPEEGAQWLEVNGNRWGLCRTFDNEYWHFELATAPGGECPPRVPNAAER; encoded by the coding sequence ATGGTGCGAGGCGTGGCGGAGTCGGTGCTGGCCGTGGGGCTGGCCCTCGGGGGATGGTCGTGGGGTGCCGGGGTGGGCGGTGCCGCCGAATCCGCGTCCGGCACCGGCGGACTCGATCCGGCGCTGACGGCGGCCTACACCCTGGCCGAACAGCAGGCGCATGCCGAGGGTGTGCCGCTGTCGATCACCTCCGGTTACCGCACGCCCGAGCAGCAGGAGGAGCTGTGGCAGGACGGGCTGGCCACCTACGGCGGCCCGGACGAGGCGCGGCGCTGGGTGCTGCCGCCGGAGGAGTCGACGCACGTCCATGGCCGCGCCATCGATGTCGGTCCCGAAGAGGGAGCACAGTGGCTGGAGGTCAACGGCAACCGCTGGGGCCTGTGCCGGACGTTCGACAACGAGTACTGGCACTTCGAGCTGGCCACCGCGCCCGGCGGCGAGTGCCCGCCGCGGGTGCCCAACGCGGCCGAACGCTGA
- a CDS encoding FAD-binding oxidoreductase, with the protein MTTLPGPPIDTDIRPAVLDQFTVDETGRPGRRPRGVAYAAGLDDVLAVMEWAREARCPLITRGAGTSLEGHLLARGDELVLDLSRADSILDISPGDFTATVQPGVTRTRLDAAAAEFGLQFTVDPGADASLGGMAATNASGTTSVRYGGMRANVLALQAVFANGTHARLGRAVRKSASGYALKDLLIGSAGTLGIITELTVRLHPIPEFLCSLRVSFPTVEAAVDAAVEMLGLALPVSRLELVDAGSMAAVNAFRGTGYAEAPALFIDVEAASDRAGDESPELRRICLAHGAVDIAWARTHTERHALWEDRHLLFFALKARSPGHRFLVTDTAVAFSRIAGAVGAATRLGAELGLDVSVAGHIGDGNVHVVVPYTDSTYEAAQHFSDRMVRHALAVGGTASGEHGIGLAKKKYLREEHEAAVDVMVALKQALDPLGLLNPGKILDA; encoded by the coding sequence GTGACCACCCTCCCCGGCCCGCCGATCGACACCGATATCCGCCCCGCGGTGCTCGATCAGTTCACCGTCGACGAGACCGGCCGTCCGGGCCGGCGCCCGCGCGGCGTCGCCTACGCGGCCGGTCTCGACGACGTACTCGCGGTGATGGAGTGGGCACGGGAGGCCCGCTGCCCGCTCATCACCCGCGGTGCGGGCACCAGCCTGGAGGGACATCTGCTCGCCCGCGGCGACGAGCTGGTTCTCGATCTGTCCCGGGCGGATTCGATCCTGGACATCTCGCCCGGCGATTTCACCGCCACCGTGCAACCGGGTGTCACCCGCACCCGGCTGGACGCGGCGGCCGCCGAATTCGGGCTGCAGTTCACCGTGGACCCCGGCGCGGACGCCTCGCTCGGCGGCATGGCGGCCACCAATGCCAGCGGCACGACCAGCGTCCGGTACGGCGGTATGCGCGCGAATGTGCTTGCCCTGCAGGCCGTTTTCGCGAACGGCACGCACGCGCGGCTGGGGCGGGCGGTGCGCAAGTCCGCCAGCGGGTATGCGCTGAAGGATCTGCTGATCGGGTCCGCGGGGACGCTCGGCATCATCACCGAGCTCACCGTGCGGCTGCATCCGATCCCGGAATTCCTGTGCTCGCTGCGGGTCTCGTTCCCGACCGTCGAGGCCGCGGTCGACGCCGCCGTGGAGATGCTCGGGCTGGCGTTGCCGGTGAGCAGGCTCGAACTCGTCGATGCCGGAAGTATGGCCGCCGTCAACGCTTTTCGCGGCACCGGATACGCCGAGGCGCCCGCGCTGTTCATCGATGTGGAGGCCGCCTCCGACCGGGCCGGCGACGAATCGCCCGAACTCCGGCGGATCTGCCTGGCGCACGGTGCCGTCGACATCGCCTGGGCCCGCACGCATACCGAGCGGCACGCGCTGTGGGAGGACCGTCATCTGCTGTTCTTCGCGCTCAAGGCCCGCAGCCCCGGCCATCGCTTCCTCGTCACCGATACCGCCGTCGCGTTCTCGCGCATCGCCGGCGCGGTCGGCGCCGCCACCCGGCTCGGCGCCGAACTCGGTCTCGACGTCAGCGTCGCCGGGCACATCGGCGACGGGAACGTGCATGTCGTCGTTCCCTACACCGACTCGACATACGAAGCGGCGCAGCACTTCTCCGACCGGATGGTGCGCCACGCCCTCGCCGTCGGTGGCACCGCCTCCGGTGAGCACGGCATCGGGCTGGCCAAGAAGAAGTACCTGCGCGAGGAACACGAGGCGGCCGTGGACGTCATGGTGGCGCTCAAGCAGGCCCTGGATCCGCTCGGACTGCTCAATCCGGGGAAGATCCTCGACGCCTGA
- a CDS encoding RidA family protein, with product MSGPSFPLARSGSGLVFTSGLAAIDPATMSVSATAFDDQAAEVFRQLDTALKAAGSTREQVLKLDCYLSDRRWFPAWNTAFSEYFATAAPARTTTVTTLPIDGLLIEIQAIAFAAHQEDRS from the coding sequence ATGAGCGGCCCCTCGTTTCCCTTGGCGCGCAGCGGTTCCGGACTGGTGTTCACCTCCGGACTCGCCGCGATCGACCCCGCCACCATGTCCGTCTCGGCGACCGCGTTCGACGATCAGGCCGCCGAGGTGTTCCGGCAGCTCGACACCGCACTGAAGGCCGCGGGCAGCACCCGCGAGCAGGTGCTCAAGCTCGACTGCTATCTGTCCGATCGGCGGTGGTTCCCGGCGTGGAACACCGCCTTCTCCGAGTATTTCGCCACGGCCGCACCGGCGCGGACCACCACCGTCACCACCCTGCCCATCGACGGGCTGCTCATCGAAATCCAGGCGATCGCGTTCGCCGCACACCAGGAAGATCGATCATGA
- a CDS encoding alpha-hydroxy acid oxidase, whose translation MTAQLDSFYPTRVDFATHDEIHRAAAAALPDDVRDFVEGGAGQEVTLRDNRAAFGHWRILPEPMSGVGVPSTRTELLGMTLETPVLTAPFGGDALFHPDGHLAVARAAERRGALSIVPEAGSFSYEQVRAAAPGAARIAQLHPFAHAGAVAERVQRAGFEALCVTVDCPVGGFRTRNMGNRFDPDLRYFAGNLTGENGAPGVAEVFGQLLKHGGTVWDWSQLADAAAGFGLPWIAKGVLTPAAAERAVALGAAAIVVSNHGGRQVDPAPASLTMLPGVRAAVGPALPILFDSGIRTGSDIFLALALGADAVIIGRSAIYGLAAAGTAGVDRVLELLTEELRTLMILAGTQTLADIDRHRVVRAES comes from the coding sequence ATGACCGCACAGCTGGACAGTTTCTATCCCACCCGGGTCGATTTCGCCACCCACGACGAGATCCACCGCGCCGCCGCCGCGGCACTCCCCGACGACGTCCGGGACTTCGTCGAAGGCGGCGCCGGACAGGAGGTCACGCTGCGCGACAACCGGGCGGCGTTCGGCCACTGGCGCATCCTCCCGGAGCCGATGAGCGGCGTCGGCGTTCCCTCGACCCGCACCGAACTGCTCGGCATGACGCTCGAAACACCCGTCCTCACCGCGCCTTTCGGCGGCGACGCGCTGTTCCACCCGGACGGCCACCTCGCGGTCGCCCGGGCCGCCGAGCGGCGCGGCGCGCTGTCGATCGTGCCCGAGGCCGGCAGCTTCTCCTACGAACAGGTGCGCGCCGCCGCGCCCGGCGCCGCCCGCATCGCACAACTGCACCCGTTCGCGCACGCCGGGGCGGTGGCCGAGCGGGTTCAGCGGGCCGGATTCGAGGCCCTGTGCGTCACCGTGGACTGCCCGGTGGGCGGATTCCGCACCCGCAACATGGGTAACCGCTTCGACCCCGACCTGCGGTACTTCGCGGGCAACCTGACCGGCGAGAACGGCGCCCCGGGGGTCGCGGAGGTTTTCGGTCAGCTCCTCAAACACGGTGGCACCGTGTGGGACTGGAGTCAGCTGGCGGACGCGGCCGCCGGATTCGGGCTGCCGTGGATCGCCAAGGGCGTGCTCACCCCCGCCGCCGCCGAACGGGCCGTCGCACTCGGCGCGGCGGCGATCGTGGTGTCCAATCACGGTGGCCGCCAGGTCGATCCGGCCCCCGCCAGCCTCACCATGCTGCCCGGCGTCCGCGCCGCCGTCGGGCCCGCGCTGCCGATCCTGTTCGACAGCGGAATCCGCACGGGCAGCGATATCTTCCTCGCCCTGGCCCTCGGCGCCGACGCGGTGATCATCGGCCGTTCGGCCATCTACGGCCTGGCCGCCGCCGGCACGGCGGGCGTCGACCGGGTGCTGGAACTGCTCACCGAGGAGCTGCGCACGCTGATGATCCTCGCGGGCACACAGACACTCGCCGATATCGATCGGCACCGGGTCGTGCGGGCCGAGTCGTGA
- a CDS encoding amino acid permease, which yields MAAPPQVGSALRRTTAFRLRTADAPAAADGTLVRSLGRLDLVAMGVGAIVGAGIFVTTGVAAATKAGPAIVLSFVLAGAICVLVALCYSELASMTPVSGSAYTYTYSTMGEVPAFLVGWNLLLEYAVAAGAVAIGWSGLFTAALDSLFGVTLPEAITAGPGSGGIINLPAVLVVAALVAVLVFEVKVAATVVKILVALTIGVLVLVVAVGAPHLDAGNWAPFAPFGVNGVAAGAALAFFAYLGFDIVATSAEETRDPRRDLPWGIIGSVVVATVLYVAVSAVLTGVAPYSTLNNAAPVATALAAIGAGWIGKVILVASVIALTKGLLMLFYGQTRLVFAMSRDGLMPKSLAHTGSRNVPVRLSLLLGTVVAVVAGLLPIDTVAELVNIGALFAFVIVALGVLLLRRTDPDRPRPFRVPLMPLVPLAAIAGCVWLATTFEALTWLRFLIWSAAGATLYLTYGRRHSVAGRDTVSTGGTA from the coding sequence ATGGCAGCACCACCACAGGTCGGTTCCGCACTGCGCCGGACCACCGCATTCCGCTTGCGTACCGCCGATGCTCCGGCGGCCGCCGACGGAACACTCGTACGCAGCCTGGGACGGCTCGACCTCGTCGCGATGGGCGTCGGCGCCATCGTCGGCGCCGGCATCTTCGTCACCACCGGCGTCGCGGCCGCCACCAAGGCCGGGCCCGCCATCGTGCTGTCGTTCGTGCTGGCCGGGGCGATCTGCGTGCTGGTGGCGCTGTGCTACAGCGAATTGGCCTCGATGACACCGGTATCCGGCAGCGCCTACACCTACACCTACTCCACCATGGGCGAGGTTCCGGCATTCCTGGTGGGCTGGAATCTCCTGCTGGAATACGCCGTCGCGGCCGGCGCCGTGGCCATCGGCTGGTCCGGATTATTCACCGCCGCACTGGATTCGCTGTTCGGCGTGACCCTTCCGGAAGCGATCACGGCGGGCCCCGGATCCGGCGGGATAATCAATCTGCCCGCCGTTCTCGTCGTGGCCGCGCTCGTCGCGGTTCTGGTATTCGAGGTGAAGGTGGCCGCCACGGTCGTCAAAATACTGGTGGCGTTGACGATCGGCGTTCTCGTACTCGTCGTCGCCGTGGGCGCACCGCATCTCGACGCCGGCAATTGGGCCCCGTTCGCGCCGTTCGGTGTCAACGGCGTCGCCGCCGGTGCGGCGCTCGCGTTCTTCGCCTATCTCGGTTTCGATATCGTCGCCACCTCCGCCGAGGAGACCCGCGATCCGCGCCGGGATCTGCCGTGGGGGATCATCGGCTCGGTCGTCGTGGCCACCGTTCTCTACGTGGCCGTCAGCGCCGTCCTGACCGGCGTGGCACCGTATTCCACCCTGAACAACGCCGCCCCGGTGGCGACCGCGCTGGCCGCGATCGGCGCGGGCTGGATCGGCAAGGTCATCCTGGTCGCCTCGGTGATCGCGCTCACCAAGGGCCTGCTCATGCTGTTCTACGGGCAGACCCGGCTGGTGTTCGCCATGAGCCGCGACGGCCTGATGCCGAAGTCGCTGGCGCACACCGGTTCCCGGAACGTGCCCGTGCGCCTGAGCCTGCTGCTCGGCACGGTGGTCGCCGTGGTGGCGGGGCTGCTGCCCATCGACACCGTGGCCGAGCTGGTGAACATCGGCGCGCTGTTCGCCTTCGTCATCGTGGCCCTCGGCGTCCTGCTGCTGCGCCGCACCGATCCGGACCGCCCCCGCCCGTTCCGGGTGCCGCTGATGCCCCTCGTCCCGCTCGCCGCCATCGCCGGATGCGTCTGGCTTGCCACCACGTTCGAGGCCCTGACCTGGCTGCGCTTCCTGATCTGGTCCGCCGCCGGCGCCACGCTCTATCTCACCTACGGCCGCCGCCATTCCGTCGCCGGCCGCGACACCGTCAGCACCGGAGGCACCGCATGA
- a CDS encoding TetR/AcrR family transcriptional regulator: MPVNTRSDAQRSRVLLLDAVRTLLQSGRVGFSMPELAGEAGVGVATAYRHFPTPQDAMQAFHRRAIEQLIAALAAVDPGPDPVRRFHDCCRTWVEQATQWGPAVRYIRSSKGFVERLSAGDESITALHDHLAGVLDSLARDGKTAEYDLTYAVLLWITIFDERVVYDLTEHRHWSVAEVTDHLTRAVAGALGIAV; encoded by the coding sequence GTGCCCGTGAACACCCGCAGCGACGCCCAGCGCAGCCGTGTGCTGCTGCTCGACGCGGTCCGCACCCTGTTGCAGTCCGGCCGCGTCGGCTTCTCGATGCCCGAACTGGCCGGCGAGGCCGGCGTCGGCGTGGCGACGGCCTACCGACATTTCCCGACGCCGCAGGATGCCATGCAGGCGTTCCATCGCCGCGCCATCGAGCAGCTGATCGCCGCGCTGGCCGCGGTCGATCCCGGCCCGGATCCGGTGCGGCGCTTCCACGACTGCTGCCGCACCTGGGTGGAGCAGGCCACGCAGTGGGGTCCGGCGGTGCGCTACATCCGCAGCAGCAAGGGTTTCGTGGAACGCCTGTCCGCCGGTGACGAGTCGATCACCGCCCTGCACGATCACCTCGCCGGCGTGCTCGATTCGCTGGCGCGCGACGGCAAGACGGCCGAATACGACCTGACCTACGCGGTCCTGCTGTGGATCACGATCTTCGACGAACGCGTGGTGTACGACCTCACCGAACACCGGCACTGGTCGGTGGCCGAGGTGACCGACCACCTGACCCGGGCGGTGGCCGGCGCGCTGGGCATCGCGGTGTGA